The following proteins come from a genomic window of Leptospira bandrabouensis:
- a CDS encoding metalloenzyme, with amino-acid sequence MIFYVFLDGVGIAGYDPKSNPFSRFAKGFLAPVGGIPKSDADLPVSPSQLHYIKTDAHMGVPGLPQSATGQTALWTGIPGPKVLERHVSGFPTITLRKIIAKYSLIKVLNEQGHLSDFLNCFSPPYLKHVEEKPKLVSASTLVQLASGRPLKNFDDLSNGRGLYMDLTHEIMGTLGIDMLKPGDPLLERRDPYKLGKESFARFANYQLALYEYFLTDKVGHAMDWEKAEHIIKNLEGFFRGLLEGIDPKKDLLIVSSDHGNMEDLSQKNHTENPAATILYGKDADRFAENIHSLADIVPEIYKTFGMEEALQNTKSNEFLR; translated from the coding sequence ATGATTTTTTATGTATTTTTGGATGGGGTGGGCATCGCCGGTTACGATCCCAAATCCAATCCATTCAGTCGATTTGCCAAAGGTTTTTTAGCTCCCGTTGGTGGAATTCCTAAGTCGGACGCTGACTTACCGGTTTCACCTTCGCAACTGCACTACATCAAAACAGATGCCCATATGGGTGTACCAGGCCTTCCCCAGTCAGCCACAGGCCAAACGGCACTTTGGACAGGCATTCCAGGCCCGAAAGTGCTCGAACGCCATGTCAGTGGATTTCCCACCATTACCTTACGCAAAATCATAGCCAAATATTCCCTGATCAAAGTCCTAAATGAACAGGGACACCTCAGTGATTTTTTAAATTGTTTTTCACCTCCCTACCTCAAACACGTGGAAGAAAAACCAAAACTAGTATCAGCTTCCACCTTAGTCCAGTTAGCTAGTGGACGGCCTTTAAAAAACTTCGATGACCTGAGTAACGGCAGAGGTCTTTATATGGATTTAACTCATGAAATTATGGGAACTCTCGGCATTGATATGTTAAAACCGGGAGATCCACTTCTCGAAAGAAGAGATCCCTATAAATTAGGAAAGGAATCTTTCGCAAGATTTGCAAATTACCAGTTGGCTTTGTATGAGTATTTTCTCACTGACAAAGTGGGACATGCAATGGATTGGGAAAAGGCAGAACATATCATTAAAAACTTAGAAGGTTTTTTCCGAGGACTTTTGGAAGGAATCGATCCTAAAAAAGACTTACTGATTGTTTCCAGTGATCATGGAAATATGGAAGACTTAAGTCAAAAAAACCATACGGAAAACCCGGCGGCCACCATCCTCTATGGTAAGGATGCTGACCGCTTCGCTGAAAATATACATTCGCTTGCAGACATTGTTCCAGAAATTTATAAAACTTTTGGAATGGAGGAAGCCCTCCAGAATACAAAATCGAATGAATTTCTAAGGTAG
- a CDS encoding tetratricopeptide repeat protein, whose product MNRIIVSLAGFLFIVAGLSTAYYQTNISAKEDQSQAIVEKIAEGEEYLKQSNPQSKEKAISIFSELAGKRGIEKYEFQIKYNQARALEKNSDFYPALDIYKDLKKNTNLKPDEKERLSYSLGNLLLKIGNESEGKVHLESVLQSSSDNKLRSKSFLSLADHYYRTGNFETARKNYTLALQEDPNNTESRIGWGRSLRKLGKDWASFDVFDEYIETADQLAGADEKVVGEYKDSVLKDAKDNYTKKQYTKAVELFQKVISVNPTPKKEEEALYYIALSFDAMGKQTESLTYINKVLNNSDYSLDQAALYKKGTIYFRQGKFEKAAGIFQTIVDKYPKNQITDKAIAWKKESLDQFTDHNDLDGSDVSSDSYSSKPGSVSTKPDSGNDLEF is encoded by the coding sequence ATGAATCGAATTATTGTATCGTTAGCGGGTTTTTTGTTTATTGTGGCAGGGCTTTCTACTGCCTATTACCAAACAAATATTTCTGCAAAAGAAGATCAGTCCCAAGCCATTGTTGAAAAAATTGCAGAAGGGGAAGAGTATTTAAAACAATCGAACCCGCAAAGTAAGGAAAAGGCAATTTCCATCTTTTCTGAGTTAGCTGGTAAGCGTGGTATTGAAAAGTATGAGTTCCAAATTAAATACAACCAAGCAAGAGCTTTGGAAAAAAACTCGGATTTTTATCCCGCCCTTGATATTTATAAAGACTTAAAAAAGAATACGAATCTTAAACCCGATGAAAAAGAACGTTTGAGTTATTCGCTTGGAAACCTGCTTTTAAAAATTGGAAACGAGTCGGAAGGAAAAGTTCATTTAGAATCTGTTTTGCAATCAAGTTCTGATAATAAACTAAGGTCAAAATCCTTTCTTTCTCTTGCTGACCACTATTACAGAACTGGTAATTTTGAAACTGCTCGTAAAAATTATACTCTAGCGTTACAAGAAGATCCTAACAATACAGAATCAAGAATTGGATGGGGTAGATCATTACGGAAACTAGGAAAAGACTGGGCTTCCTTTGATGTATTTGATGAATACATTGAAACCGCAGACCAGTTAGCTGGTGCTGATGAAAAAGTTGTAGGTGAGTATAAGGATTCGGTTTTAAAAGACGCAAAAGATAATTATACAAAAAAACAATACACTAAGGCTGTTGAGTTATTCCAAAAAGTAATCAGTGTCAATCCTACTCCTAAAAAAGAAGAAGAAGCTTTGTATTACATCGCATTGTCATTTGATGCAATGGGAAAACAAACTGAATCACTTACTTATATCAATAAAGTTTTAAATAACAGTGATTATTCGCTCGATCAAGCTGCTTTGTATAAAAAAGGAACCATTTATTTCAGACAAGGTAAATTTGAAAAAGCAGCAGGTATCTTTCAAACGATTGTAGATAAATACCCTAAAAACCAGATTACCGACAAGGCGATTGCATGGAAAAAAGAATCACTCGATCAGTTTACCGACCACAATGATCTAGATGGTTCCGATGTATCGTCTGATTCCTATTCATCTAAACCTGGTTCGGTTTCCACAAAACCAGACTCAGGAAATGATTTGGAGTTTTAG